From Candidatus Sphingomonas colombiensis, one genomic window encodes:
- a CDS encoding MBL fold metallo-hydrolase, with translation MTVLHYPFEGRSPTPDEVITVSPGVHWRRVPVPGPLQHVNCWLLDDDGGVAIVDTGYQDDATRDGWAAAIAGRRVTQVICTHYHPDHSGLAGWLCREYRAPLVMTRVEWLSLYHFVAGSRVAPEEIADYWRAAGWDDAQIARSMRGWSQFGAFVSPPPQSFRRIADGDRIALGGAEWRVVVGSGHSPEHACLLDEHAGVLIAGDQVLPAVSPNVSVTLSEPEGDPLGDWLASIERLRLLDGDLLVLPGHGDPFHGLHARLDAIAMGHHRRLDRLHALLAEPRRVVDCFPALFRREVGAEMIEMATGETLAHLHRLEHDGRTTREMHDGVTWFAAA, from the coding sequence TTGACCGTATTGCATTATCCCTTCGAGGGGCGTTCGCCCACGCCGGATGAGGTGATCACCGTTTCCCCCGGCGTGCACTGGCGGCGTGTTCCGGTGCCCGGCCCATTGCAGCATGTGAACTGCTGGCTGCTCGACGACGATGGCGGCGTGGCGATCGTCGACACCGGCTATCAGGATGATGCGACGCGCGACGGCTGGGCTGCAGCGATCGCCGGGCGGCGTGTGACGCAGGTGATCTGCACTCATTATCACCCCGATCACAGCGGGCTCGCCGGCTGGCTGTGTCGCGAATATCGTGCGCCGCTGGTGATGACGCGTGTCGAGTGGTTGTCGCTCTATCATTTCGTCGCGGGATCGCGCGTGGCGCCGGAGGAGATCGCCGATTATTGGCGCGCCGCCGGCTGGGATGACGCGCAGATCGCGCGATCGATGCGCGGGTGGAGTCAGTTCGGGGCATTCGTCAGCCCGCCGCCACAGAGCTTCCGCCGCATCGCGGACGGTGACCGCATCGCGCTCGGCGGGGCGGAGTGGCGTGTCGTCGTGGGAAGCGGGCATAGCCCCGAACACGCCTGTCTGCTCGATGAGCACGCGGGCGTGCTGATCGCGGGCGATCAGGTGCTGCCCGCCGTAAGCCCCAACGTCTCGGTCACGTTGAGCGAGCCGGAGGGCGATCCGCTCGGCGACTGGCTGGCCTCGATCGAGCGGCTGCGGCTGCTCGATGGCGACCTGCTGGTGCTGCCGGGGCACGGCGATCCGTTCCACGGACTGCACGCGCGGCTCGATGCGATCGCGATGGGGCATCATCGCCGGCTCGATCGGCTACACGCGCTGCTCGCCGAGCCACGCCGCGTGGTGGATTGTTTTCCGGCGTTGTTCCGGCGCGAGGTCGGTGCCGAGATGATCGAGATGGCGACCGGGGAGACGCTCGCGCATCTCCACCGGCTGGAGCATGACGGGCGCACGACCCGCGAGATGCACGACGGCGTGACGTGGTTCGCCGCCGCCTGA
- a CDS encoding SDR family oxidoreductase — translation MAGRLQGRGAIVTGAGRGIGRAIVERLTAEGAQVAALDLNLDDARASGGALAIRCDVSDSASVAAAVREARAAFGRLDIAVSNAGIGAAPGDGSEPFYAGMAERNAQIAAGEKPTAFADQLIHMEDAGWRGVMAVNLDGAFFLAREFVRALAADKASGTIVNISSTSAQSGEGSPHYCASKAAVIGLTRQLARELAPRGIRVNAVAPGPTDTPIMQGIPAEWITSMEAAVPLGRLARPAEIAAAVAYLASEDASFVTGSVLVANGGSCFF, via the coding sequence ATGGCAGGACGGCTTCAAGGGCGCGGTGCGATCGTCACCGGCGCGGGGCGCGGCATCGGGCGCGCGATCGTCGAGCGACTGACTGCGGAGGGCGCGCAAGTCGCCGCACTCGATCTCAATCTCGATGACGCGCGCGCTTCCGGCGGCGCGCTGGCGATCCGTTGCGATGTGAGCGACAGCGCGTCGGTCGCGGCGGCGGTGCGTGAGGCGCGTGCAGCGTTCGGCCGGCTCGATATCGCGGTGAGCAACGCCGGGATCGGCGCCGCACCGGGCGACGGCAGCGAGCCATTCTACGCCGGCATGGCAGAGCGCAACGCGCAGATCGCAGCGGGTGAGAAACCCACCGCGTTCGCGGATCAGCTGATCCATATGGAGGATGCAGGTTGGCGCGGCGTGATGGCGGTCAATCTCGACGGCGCCTTTTTCCTTGCGCGTGAGTTCGTTCGCGCGCTGGCGGCCGATAAGGCGAGCGGCACGATCGTCAACATCAGCTCGACCAGCGCGCAATCGGGCGAAGGCTCGCCACATTATTGTGCTTCCAAGGCCGCAGTGATCGGGCTGACCCGTCAGCTAGCACGCGAGCTTGCCCCGCGCGGCATCCGCGTCAACGCGGTCGCGCCGGGGCCGACCGACACGCCAATCATGCAGGGCATCCCGGCCGAGTGGATCACCTCGATGGAAGCCGCCGTGCCGCTCGGGCGGCTGGCGCGGCCGGCGGAGATCGCAGCCGCCGTCGCCTATCTCGCCAGCGAAGATGCGAGCTTCGTCACAGGTTCGGTGCTGGTCGCGAACGGCGGCAGCTGCTTCTTCTGA
- a CDS encoding FAD-dependent oxidoreductase encodes MGWDKEVDVVVVGSGAGGLLSALVAAHSHADVLVIEKEKLWGGTSATSGAGIWIPASDQAAAAGFHDNVDDAFTYVRGLSADNVPDANIRAYVTNAASMLRWIGEHTPIDYHAFPYPDYHAENPGGSPTGYRTHMPLPIDGRQLGRDVETLRFASPAASLFGYLNWHFDETYMLLFRAPGWQMHLGKSLARYWFDLPFRLRSRKDRRLTLGNALVGGLRIALNARNVPVWLETPMSELIEEDGRVAGVVVQHEGRAIRIRARRGVVLAAGGFDKNQAMRDNYAPSYPRALFSGGTSGNTGDSIRAGMAAGAATMNMQSAWAAPVFYVPGEDRGRLSTIERALPGCIMVNQSGERYLNEAASYHIVGQQMAARQREHGDADPSWMIFDHSFRHKYPMGPLLPLVPDRLQSKGVRKIMRKGRTIEELAGKIGVDPAKLAATVTRFNGNAAKGTDPDFHRGDAAYDKMYGDARVTPNPSLAPIVKGPFYAFPIHPGDIGTNGGLLTDERARVIDREGQPIAGLYAVGNNAASAMGESYPGAGVTIGPALTFGYIAARDMTGANN; translated from the coding sequence ATGGGGTGGGATAAGGAAGTCGACGTGGTCGTCGTCGGATCAGGCGCCGGGGGCCTGCTTTCCGCGCTGGTCGCTGCGCACAGCCACGCCGACGTCCTGGTGATCGAGAAGGAAAAGCTGTGGGGTGGCACCTCCGCCACCTCCGGCGCGGGGATATGGATTCCCGCAAGCGATCAGGCGGCTGCTGCGGGCTTTCACGACAATGTCGATGATGCCTTCACCTATGTTCGCGGGCTTTCGGCGGACAATGTGCCCGATGCCAATATCCGCGCCTATGTCACCAATGCTGCATCAATGCTGCGCTGGATCGGCGAGCATACGCCGATCGATTATCACGCCTTCCCCTATCCCGATTACCATGCCGAAAACCCCGGCGGCAGCCCGACCGGATATCGCACGCACATGCCTTTGCCGATCGACGGCAGGCAACTCGGCCGCGATGTGGAGACACTGCGCTTCGCGTCACCAGCAGCGAGCCTGTTCGGCTATCTCAACTGGCATTTCGACGAAACCTATATGCTGCTGTTCCGCGCGCCGGGCTGGCAGATGCATCTCGGCAAATCGCTGGCGCGCTACTGGTTCGATCTCCCCTTCCGTCTGCGCTCGCGCAAGGATCGGCGGTTGACGCTTGGCAACGCACTGGTCGGCGGGCTGCGGATCGCGCTGAACGCGCGCAACGTGCCGGTGTGGCTCGAAACGCCGATGAGCGAGCTGATCGAGGAAGACGGGCGCGTCGCCGGCGTCGTGGTGCAGCATGAGGGCCGCGCGATACGCATCCGCGCTCGGCGCGGCGTGGTGCTCGCGGCGGGCGGGTTCGACAAGAACCAGGCGATGCGCGACAATTATGCGCCAAGCTATCCGCGCGCTCTGTTCAGCGGTGGCACTTCCGGCAACACCGGAGACTCCATCCGCGCGGGGATGGCGGCGGGCGCGGCGACGATGAACATGCAATCGGCATGGGCCGCGCCTGTGTTCTACGTGCCGGGCGAGGATCGCGGCCGGCTTTCAACGATCGAGCGCGCGCTGCCCGGCTGCATCATGGTCAACCAGTCGGGGGAGCGCTATCTCAACGAGGCGGCGTCCTATCATATCGTCGGACAGCAGATGGCCGCGCGCCAGCGCGAGCATGGCGATGCCGATCCGAGCTGGATGATCTTCGATCACAGCTTCCGTCACAAATATCCGATGGGCCCGCTGCTCCCGCTCGTGCCCGATCGCCTGCAATCAAAGGGCGTGCGCAAGATCATGCGTAAGGGCCGCACGATCGAGGAGCTGGCTGGCAAGATCGGCGTCGATCCGGCGAAACTCGCCGCCACGGTCACACGCTTCAACGGCAACGCCGCAAAAGGGACGGATCCCGATTTCCACCGCGGCGATGCGGCCTATGACAAGATGTACGGCGACGCGCGCGTTACGCCCAATCCATCGCTGGCGCCGATCGTCAAAGGCCCGTTCTACGCCTTCCCGATCCACCCCGGCGATATAGGCACCAACGGCGGCCTACTCACCGACGAACGCGCCCGCGTGATCGATCGCGAGGGACAGCCGATCGCCGGCCTCTATGCGGTGGGCAATAACGCGGCATCGGCGATGGGTGAGAGCTATCCTGGCGCCGGCGTCACGATCGGGCCGGCGCTGACCTTCGGATACATTGCGGCGCGCGACATGACCGGCGCCAACAACTGA